A window of Patagioenas fasciata isolate bPatFas1 chromosome 5, bPatFas1.hap1, whole genome shotgun sequence contains these coding sequences:
- the P2RX3 gene encoding P2X purinoceptor 3 isoform X3, whose amino-acid sequence MSPPRWVTGFLSYETAKAVVVRSWAVGAVNRAVQLLILAYFIGWVFLHEKAYQVRDTVIESSVVTKVKGIGRYAGRVLDTADYVTPPQSEAEYRCAADRDCRGRGAATGSGMLTGRCVPYNRTLRTCEIRGWCPPEVDTVDVPVMLEAENFTLFIKNSIRFPLFGFEKANLPPPGSGAELGRCRFHPELQPLCPILRLGDVVRLAGQDFPALAATGGVLGIKIGWLCDLDRAWERCLPRYSFTRLDGRAPAAGYNFRHARYYRWHDGTERRTLTKAFGIRFDVLVYGNAGKFGIVPTLINTVAAFTSIGVGTVLCDIILLNFLKGAEHYKARKFEEVPEASVPAPPGSPTVCPPGALGGCGRDKQSTDSGTFSLGL is encoded by the exons ATGTCCCCCCCGCGCTGGGTGACCGGATTCCTCTCGTACGAGACGGCCAAGGCGGTGGTGGTGCGGAGCTGGGCGGTGGGCGCGGTGAACCGCGCCGTGCAGCTGCTCATCCTCGCCTACTTCATCGG CTGGGTGTTCCTCCATGAGAAAGCCTACCAGGTGCGGGACACGGTCATCGAGTCCTCGGTGGTCACCAAGGTCAAGGGCATCGGGCGCTATGCCGGCCGCGTGCTGGACACGGCCGACTACGTCACCCCCCCCCAG AGCGAAGCCGAGTACCGCTGCGCGGCCGACCGGGACTGCCGCGGGAGGGGCGCCGCCACCGGCAGCG GGATGCTGACCGGCCGCTGCGTTCCCTACAACCGGACCCTGCGCACCTGCGAGATCCGCGGCTGGTGCCCCCCCGAGGTGGACACGGTGGACGT CCCCGTCATGCTGGAGGCGGAAAACTTCACTCTCTTCATCAAGAACAGCATCCGCTTCCCGCTCTTCGGCTTCGAGAA ggccaaccTGCCGCCCCCCGGCAGCGGGGCGGAGCTGGGCCGGTGCCGGTTCCACCCCGAGCTGCAGCCGCTCTGCCCCATCCTGCGCCTGGGGGACGTGGTGCGCCTGGCCGGGCAGGACTTCCCCGCGCTGGCCGCCACC GGGGGGGTGCTGGGCATCAAGATCGGGTGGCTGTGTGACCTGGACCGCGCCTGGGAGCGCTGCCTGCCCCGCTACTCCTTCACCCGCCTGGACGGCCGCGCGCCCGCCGCGGGGTACAACTTCAG GCACGCCCGGTACTACCGCTGGCACGACGGCACCGAGCGCCGCACCCTCACCAAGGCCTTCGGCATCCGCTTCGACGTCCTGGTGTACGGCAAC GCTGGGAAGTTCGGGATCGTCCCCACCCTCATCAACACGGTGGCAGCTTTCACCTCCATCGGCGTG GGCACGGTGCTGTGCGACATCATCCTGCTCAATTTCCTGAAGGGAGCTGAGCACTACAAGGCCCGCAAGTTCGAGGAG gTGCCGGAGGCCAGTGTGCCCGCGCCCCCCGGCAGCCCCACGGTGTGTCCCCCCGGCGCGCTGGGGGGCTGCGGCCGGGACAAGCAGTCCACTGACTCGGGCACCTTCTCCCTCGGCCTCTAG
- the PRG2 gene encoding bone marrow proteoglycan, with amino-acid sequence MQRCLLLVLALLGVDSASPPAPARPEAEAAALALPEDDGDDGDDARCPLESETQTLSVPDPLAARTCRYVVVTHCRTFRDAQAVCRRCYRGQLASVHNDRVNELLRSRARLCTNQGQVWIGAVTRPVGQTVRCHWVDRSRWNYSCWSPGNPLCSGRFCTALCTNNGSWRSVCCRTKLPFICQY; translated from the exons ATGCAGCGCTGCCTGCTCCTCGTCCTGGCCCTGCTGGGCGTGGACTCCGCCAGCCCTCCCG cccctgccagacccgaggcggaggcggcggcgctggcgctgcCGGAGGACGACGGGGACGACGGGGACGATGCCCGGTGCCCGCTGGAGAGCGAGACGCAGACGCTCAGCGTCCCGGACCCGCTGGCTGCCCGCACCTGCCGCTACGTCGTTGTCACCCACTGCCGCACCTTCCGCGACGCCCAG GCCGTGTGCCGCCGGTGCTACCGCGGGCAGCTGGCGTCCGTCCACAACGACCGCGTCAACGAGCTCCTGCGCAGCCGAGCGCGGCTCTGCACCAACCAGGGCCAGGTCTGGATCGGGGCCGTCACCCGCCCCGTG GGACAGACCGTGAGGTGCCACTGGGTCGACAGGAGCCGCTGGAACTACTCGTGCTGGTCGCCGGGGAACCCGTTGTGCTCTGGCCGCTTCTGCACCGCCCTCTGCACCAACA ACGGGAGCTGGAGAAGCGTGTGCTGCCGCACGAAGCTGCCCTTCATCTGCCAGTACTGA
- the P2RX3 gene encoding P2X purinoceptor 3 isoform X2: MSPPRWVTGFLSYETAKAVVVRSWAVGAVNRAVQLLILAYFIGWVFLHEKAYQVRDTVIESSVVTKVKGIGRYAGRVLDTADYVTPPQGTSVFVVVTKQILTENQAQGVCPESEAEYRCAADRDCRGRGAATGSGMLTGRCVPYNRTLRTCEIRGWCPPEVDTVDVPVMLEAENFTLFIKNSIRFPLFGFEKANLPPPGSGAELGRCRFHPELQPLCPILRLGDVVRLAGQDFPALAATIGWLCDLDRAWERCLPRYSFTRLDGRAPAAGYNFRHARYYRWHDGTERRTLTKAFGIRFDVLVYGNAGKFGIVPTLINTVAAFTSIGVGTVLCDIILLNFLKGAEHYKARKFEEVPEASVPAPPGSPTVCPPGALGGCGRDKQSTDSGTFSLGL; the protein is encoded by the exons ATGTCCCCCCCGCGCTGGGTGACCGGATTCCTCTCGTACGAGACGGCCAAGGCGGTGGTGGTGCGGAGCTGGGCGGTGGGCGCGGTGAACCGCGCCGTGCAGCTGCTCATCCTCGCCTACTTCATCGG CTGGGTGTTCCTCCATGAGAAAGCCTACCAGGTGCGGGACACGGTCATCGAGTCCTCGGTGGTCACCAAGGTCAAGGGCATCGGGCGCTATGCCGGCCGCGTGCTGGACACGGCCGACTACGTCACCCCCCCCCAG GGCACCTCGGTGTTCGTGGTGGTCACCAAGCAGATCCTGACGGAGAACCAGGCGCAGGGCGTCTGCCCCGAG AGCGAAGCCGAGTACCGCTGCGCGGCCGACCGGGACTGCCGCGGGAGGGGCGCCGCCACCGGCAGCG GGATGCTGACCGGCCGCTGCGTTCCCTACAACCGGACCCTGCGCACCTGCGAGATCCGCGGCTGGTGCCCCCCCGAGGTGGACACGGTGGACGT CCCCGTCATGCTGGAGGCGGAAAACTTCACTCTCTTCATCAAGAACAGCATCCGCTTCCCGCTCTTCGGCTTCGAGAA ggccaaccTGCCGCCCCCCGGCAGCGGGGCGGAGCTGGGCCGGTGCCGGTTCCACCCCGAGCTGCAGCCGCTCTGCCCCATCCTGCGCCTGGGGGACGTGGTGCGCCTGGCCGGGCAGGACTTCCCCGCGCTGGCCGCCACC ATCGGGTGGCTGTGTGACCTGGACCGCGCCTGGGAGCGCTGCCTGCCCCGCTACTCCTTCACCCGCCTGGACGGCCGCGCGCCCGCCGCGGGGTACAACTTCAG GCACGCCCGGTACTACCGCTGGCACGACGGCACCGAGCGCCGCACCCTCACCAAGGCCTTCGGCATCCGCTTCGACGTCCTGGTGTACGGCAAC GCTGGGAAGTTCGGGATCGTCCCCACCCTCATCAACACGGTGGCAGCTTTCACCTCCATCGGCGTG GGCACGGTGCTGTGCGACATCATCCTGCTCAATTTCCTGAAGGGAGCTGAGCACTACAAGGCCCGCAAGTTCGAGGAG gTGCCGGAGGCCAGTGTGCCCGCGCCCCCCGGCAGCCCCACGGTGTGTCCCCCCGGCGCGCTGGGGGGCTGCGGCCGGGACAAGCAGTCCACTGACTCGGGCACCTTCTCCCTCGGCCTCTAG
- the P2RX3 gene encoding P2X purinoceptor 3 isoform X1, with product MSPPRWVTGFLSYETAKAVVVRSWAVGAVNRAVQLLILAYFIGWVFLHEKAYQVRDTVIESSVVTKVKGIGRYAGRVLDTADYVTPPQGTSVFVVVTKQILTENQAQGVCPESEAEYRCAADRDCRGRGAATGSGMLTGRCVPYNRTLRTCEIRGWCPPEVDTVDVPVMLEAENFTLFIKNSIRFPLFGFEKANLPPPGSGAELGRCRFHPELQPLCPILRLGDVVRLAGQDFPALAATGGVLGIKIGWLCDLDRAWERCLPRYSFTRLDGRAPAAGYNFRHARYYRWHDGTERRTLTKAFGIRFDVLVYGNAGKFGIVPTLINTVAAFTSIGVGTVLCDIILLNFLKGAEHYKARKFEEVPEASVPAPPGSPTVCPPGALGGCGRDKQSTDSGTFSLGL from the exons ATGTCCCCCCCGCGCTGGGTGACCGGATTCCTCTCGTACGAGACGGCCAAGGCGGTGGTGGTGCGGAGCTGGGCGGTGGGCGCGGTGAACCGCGCCGTGCAGCTGCTCATCCTCGCCTACTTCATCGG CTGGGTGTTCCTCCATGAGAAAGCCTACCAGGTGCGGGACACGGTCATCGAGTCCTCGGTGGTCACCAAGGTCAAGGGCATCGGGCGCTATGCCGGCCGCGTGCTGGACACGGCCGACTACGTCACCCCCCCCCAG GGCACCTCGGTGTTCGTGGTGGTCACCAAGCAGATCCTGACGGAGAACCAGGCGCAGGGCGTCTGCCCCGAG AGCGAAGCCGAGTACCGCTGCGCGGCCGACCGGGACTGCCGCGGGAGGGGCGCCGCCACCGGCAGCG GGATGCTGACCGGCCGCTGCGTTCCCTACAACCGGACCCTGCGCACCTGCGAGATCCGCGGCTGGTGCCCCCCCGAGGTGGACACGGTGGACGT CCCCGTCATGCTGGAGGCGGAAAACTTCACTCTCTTCATCAAGAACAGCATCCGCTTCCCGCTCTTCGGCTTCGAGAA ggccaaccTGCCGCCCCCCGGCAGCGGGGCGGAGCTGGGCCGGTGCCGGTTCCACCCCGAGCTGCAGCCGCTCTGCCCCATCCTGCGCCTGGGGGACGTGGTGCGCCTGGCCGGGCAGGACTTCCCCGCGCTGGCCGCCACC GGGGGGGTGCTGGGCATCAAGATCGGGTGGCTGTGTGACCTGGACCGCGCCTGGGAGCGCTGCCTGCCCCGCTACTCCTTCACCCGCCTGGACGGCCGCGCGCCCGCCGCGGGGTACAACTTCAG GCACGCCCGGTACTACCGCTGGCACGACGGCACCGAGCGCCGCACCCTCACCAAGGCCTTCGGCATCCGCTTCGACGTCCTGGTGTACGGCAAC GCTGGGAAGTTCGGGATCGTCCCCACCCTCATCAACACGGTGGCAGCTTTCACCTCCATCGGCGTG GGCACGGTGCTGTGCGACATCATCCTGCTCAATTTCCTGAAGGGAGCTGAGCACTACAAGGCCCGCAAGTTCGAGGAG gTGCCGGAGGCCAGTGTGCCCGCGCCCCCCGGCAGCCCCACGGTGTGTCCCCCCGGCGCGCTGGGGGGCTGCGGCCGGGACAAGCAGTCCACTGACTCGGGCACCTTCTCCCTCGGCCTCTAG
- the SSRP1 gene encoding FACT complex subunit SSRP1 translates to MADTLEFNEIYQEVKGSMNDGRLRLSRQGVIFKNSKTGKVDNIQASELAEGVWRRVALGHGLKLLTKNGHVYKYDGFRESEFDKLSDFFKAHYRLELAEKDLCVKGWNWGTVRFGGQLLSFDIGEQPVFEIPLSNVSQCTTGKNEVTLEFHQNDDAEVSLMEVRFYVPPTQEDGVDPVEAFAQNVLSKADVIQATGDAICIFRELQCLTPRGRYDIRIYPTFLHLHGKTFDYKIPYTTVLRLFLLPHKDQRQMFFVISLDPPIKQGQTRYHFLILLFSKDEDISLTLNMNEEEVEKRFEGRLTKNMSGSLYEMVSRVMKALVNRKITVPGNFQGHSGAQCITCSYKASSGLLYPLERGFIYVHKPPVHIRFDEISFVNFARGTTTTRSFDFEIETKQGTQYTFSSIEREEYGKLFDFVNAKKLNIKNRGLKEGMKQSYDEYADSDEDQHDAYLERMKEEGKIREENANDSSDGSGEETDESFNPGEEDDDVAEEFDSNASASSSSGDGDSDRDEKKPAKKAKLVKDRKPRKKQPESKKGKDPNAPKRPMSAYMLWLNASRERIKSDHPGISITDLSKKAGELWKAMSKEKKEEWDRKAEDARRDYEKAMKEYSAGSRAESSRERLKKKKKKQEKQPKGKAERKGAAKSSSSSKSPARSTNESFKSKEFVSSDESSSAESKKEDSEEEGAASAPPSSEDSASGSD, encoded by the exons ATGGCTGACACGCTGGAGTTCAACGAGATCTACCAGGAGGTGAAGGGCTCCATG AACGATGGGCGGCTGCGGCTGAGCCGCCAAGGCGTCATCTTCAAGAACAGCAAGACGGGGAAGGTGGACAACATCCAGGCCTCGGAGCTGGCCGAGGGCGTGTGGCGGCGCGTGGCGCTGGGCCATGGCCTCAAGCTGCTCACCAAGAACGGCCATGTCTACAAGTACGATGGATTCCGGGAGTCG GAGTTCGATAAGCTCTCGGATTTCTTCAAGGCGCATTATCGCCTGGAGCTGGCGGAGAAGGACCTGTGTGTGAAGGGCTGGAACTGGGGCACGGTGCGGTTCGGCG GGCAGCTCCTCTCCTTCGACATCGGGGAGCAGCCGGTGTTCGAGATCCCCCTCAGCAACGTCTCGCAGTGCACGACGGGCAAGAACGAGGTGACGCTGGAGTTCCACCAGAACGACGACGCCGAGGTCTCGCTCATGGAGGTCCGGTTCTACGTGCCACCCACCCAGGAGGACGGCGTGGACCCCGTGGAG GCCTTCGCCCAGAACGTCCTCTCCAAGGCGGACGTGATCCAGGCCACCGGAGACGCCATCTGCATCTTCCGGGAGCTGCAGTGCTTGACGCCGCGCGGGCGCTACGACATCCGCATCTACCCCACCTTCCTGCACCTGCACGGCAAGACCTTCGACTACAAGATCCCCTACACCACCGTGCTGCGCCTCTTCCTGCTCCCGCACAAGGACCAGCGGCAGATGTTCTTTGTG ATTAGCCTGGACCCCCCGATAAAGCAGGGCCAGACGCGCTACCACTTCCTGATCCTGCTCTTCTCCAAGGACGAGGACATCTCGCTGACGCTCAACATGAATGA GGAGGAGGTGGAGAAGCGCTTCGAGGGACGGCTCACCAAGAACATGTCAGGCTCCCTCTATGAGATGGTCAGCCGCGTGATGAAGGCTCTGGTGAACCGCAAGATCACGGTGCCTGGCAACTTCCAGGG GCACTCAGGAGCCCAGTGCATCACCTGCTCCTACAAGGCCAGCTCGGGGCTGCTGTACCCGCTGGAGCGCGGCTTCATCTACGTGCACAAGCCGCCCGTGCACATCCGCTTCGACGAGATCTCCTTTGTCAACTTCGCCCGCGGCACCACCACCACCCGCTCCTTTGACTTCGAGATCGAGACCAAGCAGGGCACGCAGTACACCTTCAGCAGCATTGAGAG ggaggaGTACGGGAAGCTCTTTGACTTCGTCAATGCCAAGAAGCTGAACATCAAGAACCGCGGCCTCAAGGAG GGCATGAAGCAGAGCTATGATGAGTACGCCGACTCGGACGAGGACCAGCATGACGCCTACCTGGAGAGGATGAAGGAGGAGGGCAAGATCCGGGAGGAGAACGCCAACGACAGCAGTGACGGCTCCGGGGAAGAGACAG ACGAGTCCTTCAACCCTGGAGAGGAGGATGATGACGTGGCTGAAGA GTTCGACAGCAACGCCTCAGCCAGCTCCTCcagcggggacggggacagcgaCCGGGATGAGAAGAAGCCAGCCAAGAAGGCCAAGCTCGTCAAAGACCGCAAGCCCCGCAAGAAGCAGCCGGAG AGCAAGAAGGGGAAGGACCCCAACGCGCCCAAGCGGCCCATGTCTGCGTACATGCTGTGGCTCAACGCCAGCCGCGAGAGGATCAAGTCAGACCACCCCGGCATCAGCATCACCGACCTGTCCAAGAAGGCGGGGGAGCTCTGGAAAGCCATGtccaaggagaagaaggag GAGTGGGACCGCAAGGCGGAGGACGCCCGGCGGGACTACGAGAAGGCCATGAAGGAGTACAGCGCGGGCAGCAGGGCCGAGAGCTCCCG GGAGAGgttgaaaaagaagaagaagaagcaggagaagcagcCGAAGGGGAAGGCGGAGAGGAAAGGGGCCGCCAAGTCCTCGTCCTCCAGCAAGTCCCCCGCCAGGAGCACCAACGAGAGCTTCAAGAGCAAGGAGTTCGTGTCCAGCGACGAGAGCTCCTcggcagagagcaagaaggag GACTCGGAGGAGGAGGGGGCGGCCAGCGCGCCCCCCAGCTCGGAGGACTCGGCGTCTGGCTCGGATTAG